The Caballeronia sp. SL2Y3 genomic sequence CGCCGCGCAAATGGCGCGGGATACGGCGTCGTGCCGATAGGTCGTTCGATTGCGCGCGAGCCTGCTTTGCAAGCCGCAGGCCGCGTGCGCAACGAAGAATCATTAGAAAGTAGCGAGCGCAGTCACCGCGACTGAAGCGGACTGGCGCAATGCGCAAATGTCTGCTCGCGCTTCGGGAACCCGTCGGCGGGCTCCCGAAGCGCATGGCAGCGTTGTGACAACGCGCTACATCGCTGCACAGTCGATCATGCCAACTCGCGGAGCAGTTGAACTTCAATCGGCCCTTCCAGGCGCGTCTTGAACGCCTCGGCCATAGCAAGAAAATGCGGTTCCTGCTCGTGCCTAGCGAGCGCTTCGCGCGTCTCCCATCTTTCGATGAACACGAAGCGACCAGCATGCTGCGGATCGGAATGCGCGGTGTACAGTCGACAGCCGGACTCCTTGCGCGTGGCGGAAACACAGGTTCTGATGACGCTTTCTACTTCTGCTTCCATCCCGGCTCGGGCCTGAACCGTTGCAACGACGGTGACTTCTTCGGACATGAGACGACTCCTCTTCAATTGACGATATCGATAACGACTTTGCCTACCGCGTCCCCGCCGGCCAAGCGCCCGTGAGCCGCTGCGGTGTCCGCAAGCTGGAAGCGGACCGGATCGACGACCGGCGAGAGCTTACCTTCATCCACCAGCGCCGCAATCTTGCGCAAGATGACGCCGTGGCGCTCGAGCCCCTGCCCGGTCAGCATCGGCAACAGCATGAAGATGCCGATAAGGCTCAGACTCCGCCCGAGCACCGGGGCGAGGTCGTGCTGCTCCCACGCTGCGCAAGTAACGAGCCTCCCGTACAAGCGAGTCGCCATGGCGGACTGTTCGAGAAGCGCACCGCCCACTGTGTCATAAACGATGTCGAAGCCGATGCCATCCGTGTATCGAGCGACATAGTCCTCGGTTGACATGTCGCGATAGGGGATCGCTACGGCGCCGAGGCGTTCTGCGAGCGCGAGTTTCTCAGGCGTCGATGCCGTCGCGAACACTTTGGCGCCGAAGACCTTCGCAAGCTGAATGGCGATATGGCCGACACCGCCCGCCGCCGCATGGACCAGGACCTTCTCATCGAGGCTCACCTTCGCTCTGTCCACCAGACCTTCCCAGGCGGTGATCGCAACGAGCGGGAGTGCGGCGGCTTCTCGCATCGAAAGGCGGGCCGGTTTCGGAGCGACGAGGCGAGCGTCGACCACCATGTATTCGGCAAGCGATCCGGCTCTGCCTTTGACGCCGCCCGCACAGCCGTAAACGGCGTCACCCACGTCGAAACCTTCGACGCCTGCACCGACCTTGCTGACGATGCCGGCGAAGTCCATGCCCAGAACGGCGGGAAGCGCGGGCGCGGCCGGGCCGAGTTCCCCCGCCTTGATCTTGAGATCCGCTGGGTTGACACCGGAGGCGTGCACGGCAACGAGCAGTTCGCCCGCCTTGGGTTCGGGAATCGCGAGCGTATCGAGCAATTGCCCTTCGACGCCGAATTCGTTCAATACAAATGCTTTCATAGATGGACCTTCCGATTGGAGGCAGAACGATAGCGCCCGCCCCACCATTTGCAAAACGACAAATTCAAATCGCGTGCATGAGCGCCGCTAATGCTAAGATCCGCGCTCTTATTTCTTGGTGCAGCGCCATGACGACGCCTCGGCTCGAACTCGACAGTCTTCGCACCTTCCTGGCTATTGCAGACGGCGGGAGTTTCACGGCAGCAGCAGCGAGTGTCGGACGGACGCAATCGGCGATCAGCCTGAAGATTCGGAAGCTCGAGGAAACGCTGGACAAGCAGCTACTCGTGCGCAACGCACACCGCACGACACTGACGCCCGCCGGGGAATTGCTGCTGGGCTACGCCCGGCGTCTCGTACGTGACAGCGACGCTGCGATCGCGCACCTGCGCAGCGCGGAGGCGACGGGGACGATACGGCTCGGCATCGGTGAACTGTTCGTGCCCGATCATCTGCCGCGAGTGCTCACGCGTTTCAGGCAGGCGCATGCCAAGGTGCGACTCCAGGTGCAGGTGGGACTATCGGCCGATCTGATCGAGCAGATGCGATCGGGCGGCTTGGAGGTTGTCGTCGCCAACCGCGAAGGAGACGAACGCGGGGGGCGCGTGGTATGGACCGAGCCACTGAGGTGGGTCGCAGCCAATGACTTCGAGTTGGGCGACAGCGGGCCCGTGCCGCTGGTGGCACTGCCCGATCAGTGCGCATATCGGCGCATGGCCATCGATGCTCTCGCGTCCGTCGGACGTCCCGGCGACGTGGTGTACGCGTGCACCAGCCTTCTCGGAGTCGAGGCGGCCATCGCCGCAGGGTCGGGCCTGGCCATACTCGGCCAGTCTTCGCTCGCCCGTAACCCCGGTTTGCGAGACCTGAGCCAGCACTTGCCGCCGCTGCCCGCGTGCGAAATAGCCGTTTATGGCGAGGCCGCCGACAACGGCCGCGCCTTGCGCGCACTGATTCAATTCATCGAAGACAGCTTGCGATCGGACTCGGTGCTGCGGAAGACATAGCCGACGATCGGCACGCTTGCGTACAGGCCGCGTACCTTCGTTGCCACCTTTATCGTCCTGATACGCAACACGTTTGCGTGAACACCGGGCTTCCCGCAGCTTGCGGCGCGAGACGCGATCGTGTTACCTTTGTTACCGATAACATCCTATCGATCCGACCCTGCATTGCCTTCAATGTTACCGGTAACGAACGGCGCTCGGGTTCGACGATGGGAAAGTGCATGCACCGGAGCACGGCGGACAGAGACTGCTGTCGTCCACACCGTCGCCCGGGCGCAAGCCACGACTCAAGCTGACTACACACAGTACGGAGACAAACACGATGCCAACCATCACTCAGGCTGCCGCAAACACGGCGGTCGTCGGGGACGAGGCCGAAGACCAGTTGTACCGGAAAGTCCTGAAGCGAATCTTGCCCTTGCTGCTGCTTTGCTACGTGGTCGCCTATCTGGACCGGGTCAACGTCGGCTTCGCGAAGTTGCAGATGCTGGATGCACTCGGACTCAGCGACAGCGTCTACGCAGTGGGCGCGAGCATCTTCTTCTGGGGCTATTTCCTCTTCGAGATGCCGAGCAACCTTCTGCTTCACAAGTACGGAGCGCGCTTCTGGATTGCCCGCATCATGGTGACGTGGGGAATCGTGTCTTCGTCGCTGGCATTCATTTCGCCGCTGGCCAGTTTCTTTCATGTCGGGACAGGGACGATGTTCTACATCCTCCGTTTCCTGCTGGGCGTCTGCGAAGCGGGATTCTTCCCGGGCATCATCCTGTACATGAACTACTGGTTTCCGGCTCGGCGTCAAAGCGTCGCCATGTCGGGATTTCTGATTGCCATTCCGGTAAGCCTCACGCTCGGCGGAGTCGTGTCGGGCTGGCTGATGCAGAACACGCATGGCCTCTTCGGCATGGGCGGCTGGCAATGGATGCTGTTGCTGGAAGGCATCCCGTCGATACTGGTTGCTTTCGTCGTGCTGTTCCGCATGGGCGATGGCATTCAGTCCGCTAAATGGCTCACGGCCGCGGAAAAAACTGTACTGCAACAAAACCTCGAAAAGGAAAGCGCCAAGAAGACGCATAGCGTCGCTGCGGCGTTGAAGAGTCCGCGCGTCTGGCTGCTGACATTCATTCTCTTGACGTTCAACACGGGCTTTTATGGTTTGGCATTCTGGCTGCCGTCGATCATCAAAGCCTCAGGCGTGAAGAGCACACTCAACATCGGACTACTGACGGCCATTCCTTATATGTGCGCTGTCGTCGCAATGATCTGGAACGGCGCCCATTCACGCAAGACTGGTGAACGGCGTTTGCACGCCGCCATTCCGGCGTGCATCGGTGGAATCGGCCTGATTCTCAGCGCGCATTTCGCGAGCAATGTGCCGCTGTCCATCTTTCTGTTGACGGTTGCGACTTGCGCGATTCTCGGCCTGATGCCGATCTACTGGACCTTTCCCGGACAGATCCTGTCTGGAACGGCTGCGGCAGCAGGCATCGCGCTCATCAACT encodes the following:
- a CDS encoding LysR substrate-binding domain-containing protein, yielding MTTPRLELDSLRTFLAIADGGSFTAAAASVGRTQSAISLKIRKLEETLDKQLLVRNAHRTTLTPAGELLLGYARRLVRDSDAAIAHLRSAEATGTIRLGIGELFVPDHLPRVLTRFRQAHAKVRLQVQVGLSADLIEQMRSGGLEVVVANREGDERGGRVVWTEPLRWVAANDFELGDSGPVPLVALPDQCAYRRMAIDALASVGRPGDVVYACTSLLGVEAAIAAGSGLAILGQSSLARNPGLRDLSQHLPPLPACEIAVYGEAADNGRALRALIQFIEDSLRSDSVLRKT
- a CDS encoding putative quinol monooxygenase; protein product: MSEEVTVVATVQARAGMEAEVESVIRTCVSATRKESGCRLYTAHSDPQHAGRFVFIERWETREALARHEQEPHFLAMAEAFKTRLEGPIEVQLLRELA
- a CDS encoding zinc-dependent alcohol dehydrogenase family protein codes for the protein MKAFVLNEFGVEGQLLDTLAIPEPKAGELLVAVHASGVNPADLKIKAGELGPAAPALPAVLGMDFAGIVSKVGAGVEGFDVGDAVYGCAGGVKGRAGSLAEYMVVDARLVAPKPARLSMREAAALPLVAITAWEGLVDRAKVSLDEKVLVHAAAGGVGHIAIQLAKVFGAKVFATASTPEKLALAERLGAVAIPYRDMSTEDYVARYTDGIGFDIVYDTVGGALLEQSAMATRLYGRLVTCAAWEQHDLAPVLGRSLSLIGIFMLLPMLTGQGLERHGVILRKIAALVDEGKLSPVVDPVRFQLADTAAAHGRLAGGDAVGKVVIDIVN
- a CDS encoding MFS transporter, with product MPTITQAAANTAVVGDEAEDQLYRKVLKRILPLLLLCYVVAYLDRVNVGFAKLQMLDALGLSDSVYAVGASIFFWGYFLFEMPSNLLLHKYGARFWIARIMVTWGIVSSSLAFISPLASFFHVGTGTMFYILRFLLGVCEAGFFPGIILYMNYWFPARRQSVAMSGFLIAIPVSLTLGGVVSGWLMQNTHGLFGMGGWQWMLLLEGIPSILVAFVVLFRMGDGIQSAKWLTAAEKTVLQQNLEKESAKKTHSVAAALKSPRVWLLTFILLTFNTGFYGLAFWLPSIIKASGVKSTLNIGLLTAIPYMCAVVAMIWNGAHSRKTGERRLHAAIPACIGGIGLILSAHFASNVPLSIFLLTVATCAILGLMPIYWTFPGQILSGTAAAAGIALINSVGNLSGFTGSMITSVAKDLTGNINNGTYALGACLLVSCVLILAIPKNMLNAERVEH